In Anopheles arabiensis isolate DONGOLA chromosome 2, AaraD3, whole genome shotgun sequence, the genomic window AGCCGACCCAGCGACCAGGGCTGCCGGTGAATGGCGGTGGTGCCGGCGGGCACTCGGGCGTACTCGCTGGCACCAGCGGCAATCACTTCCACCAAAGTTCCTCGCCGTCCGCGGTGCCCAACTCGACACCTGCTCCAGCGTCGAGCGTCCCCACCGGATACGCCGATGGTGGCCAGCGCGGCGGAAGCAGCAGTAGTGacgatggcagcagcagcagcagtagcagcggcaacagcaacgGCGGTAGCAGCGGTGGAGGAGCTGCCGGCGAAAACAACTATCCTCCGTATAAGACTAATTCCAAACACGAACCGGCCTCGGTAAAACCGGGCACCGTCGGCTCCACGGCCGCACATGTACAGTCGCACTATACCTATTTATTGTTAGCAACGTTTATCTGTGTTATCCTAGGTTGTAAGAATATTAGCTGTTAAAACCAATTACCAATTGTACACAAaagacaaaaattaaaaaaatgaacatcgTCCtatcaaaaatcaaacatggTCTTTAGACTCTCCTCGGTGATGGATCCTCATCCGAAAGGCTATTCCGCAACGGCATATGCAGTAGCTGGAGGTGTGGGACCAGACTCGAAGTAAGCCCGGTACTGCTGCATACCACTCTCGTTAATCTCCTGAAAGTCCGCCATGGTTGCCTTGCAGCCCTCGTACCACGCCGAAATTGCCGGATACTTGCTCAGGTCATGCTGGACCACCTCGAGGGACGTCACCGTCGACACCAGACTGTAGTCCGCCAGCGTAATGTTCGGTCCGGCGGCGTACGGATTATTGATAAGATATCCATTCAGCACTGCCAGTGCTTCTTCCAACTTTTCAAGCTTCTCGCCGCCGGGCGTGGCACCCTCAAAGTATAACGGATAGTAGTAATCCTCCAACCGAGTACCAAGCGTGCCGTGATCGAAGAACAATCGCTGATTAATGATGGCCCGTGTCTTGGCATCCTTCGGATACAGACGACTGTTGGTGCGTCCGTACTTGTCGACCAGGTACACCAGTATGGCACGTGACTCCCACATCGTTAAATCGTTGTCCACAAGCGTCGGTACGCAATGGAATGGATTAAGctgaaaaaatgatgaaatggtTCATTGCGTGCTCTCACTCACGGTTTACACAGCTCGTAGTTTGCTCCACTTACCACAGTAAACGTGGGTCGCAGTTGTTCATCCTTCATTAGATCAACGAATTGCAGGTTCAGGTTCAGCTTCAGAGCCTTTGCTACCAGCATCACCGAACGGCAGTAGGGCGAGGCGGGATGGTAGTAAAAATCCATCTTCACAAATCACAAGATACACTACACGTCCAGCAAAGATTCCAACAAGACTGCATGCACAGGCGACAGCCTTACCGGCTGGCGTACGGTAGTGGATCGCCAGAATCTTATCGCACAGGATTTACAAACGATGACACGTCGATATCGATTACGTACAAAGTTAGATAAAAGAAATACCTCGAAAACCCTGAACGGCGACTGCCACACGGGTCAGCTGTGATAGAGTTTCATGTATGTGTTAGCCTTTGCTGTTTTCCTGCTCCATCCATTTTTGGAACATTGTAACGGCACGCTGTGTCAGGTCGGTGTAACCCGCAATCACTTCCTTGCACCGCTCGTACCACCGCCGAACAGCGGCATATGGCGAGAGCTCAAActtcagcaccaccagcatggAAACGGTGCACACGAGCGAATAGTCCGCCACAGTAAGACAATCCCCGGCCACGAAGGCACTGTGCTGCAGAATGCCATCCAGCACGGCAACCGCTTCGATCAGCTTTTGGCGATCGGTCTCTACCGGTGTGGCCCGTTCCAGCACGACCGGGCTGTAGTACACAAAGATACACTTGTACAGTGTGCCGCACTCGAACAGCAATCGCTGGTTGACGATGGCCCGACGCAGCGGATCGGGCGGATAGTAGGTGGTTCCGGCCGGTGCGTACTGCTCTGCCAGGTAGATCAGAATGGCGCCTGGCTCGCAGATGGCCACACCATCGACGACCAGCGTCGGTACCGTGTGCTGTGGGTTGATCTTCTTGAACGCCGGGTTCACATAATCCTTCCGGTGCACGTCCAGACTGATCAGGTTGAACTTTAGCTGCAGTGCCTCACCGAGCAACAGTATGGCACGCGATGGCGGTGACAGGATGTTGTAATACAGATCCATGCGTCGTAGGAAGATAAAACCGAACCCACAGAAACCTCGCACGCCTTATTTATAGGGCAATGGTGGCCAACTAGCGGGCGGATGATGGATTATTGCTGGGCTTGTTATTAGAGGCTACCGTTATTAGCAATTGTATGGCATGTAATTTCGGCGAGCTGTACAGATAGCGGCTGTAGCACGCCGGTGTTACAGTGCATGTAGCATTTGTGTAACTTTTATGCTGAAAAAATCTACTACTTTACggccaaaatatcaaataatcaAACTGCGAAGGACGGCTAAATTCATTTGAAGGCAAATCTCAGAAGTTAAAAATATTCCCAATTTTATTCCATTAGTTGTAATCTACCCATTTCTACGAGTTGATTTGCTTTATGTACATCAGTCCCCCGGACCTAGTTCAATTTCCGGCAGTACCGAATCAAAATCAATCAGTGGTGCGTTATCTCCACATATTCCGCGATAATGATTTCTctgccgtttgtttgtttctcttgTCCTCTGTATGCTTTTTTCACTCAACCATTAGAAAACTGCTCAACAAGCACGAGATAGAATGTACACCGGGGACGCCACTTCACATTGATGAGTTCACAGTCACCAAGATAGGTCCCGgttttttatgttaaattttgtgacCGCTAAGTCATCACCCATGTAGCGTGTTCGTTAGGTTGCACAGTATTAGTGAGATAACTCATCACGAAACATGTCTTCAAATCAAGATTCGGGCCTGACAAAACGTTTCGCCAAGCATTAGTCAGACTGGGGCAGCCGGCGCTTTCGGTCATTGTGCGAAAATGGAGCTCTACAGCGATATCGTTTCACCGCCCTGTCAAAATGTGCTCCTGGTGGCTAAGAAGTTAGGCATTGCGCTTAACATCAAGAAGACAAACATTATGGATGCAGCGGACGTAGCTGAGTTGACAAAGGTAACCAATTGCCCTCTGCTGAAAGTTACAATAATCAATCAGTGAACTAATGATCACCGATCTTCATTCAAGGTCAATCCGCAACatttgatcccaacgttcgtGGAGGACGACGGGCATGTGATCTGGGAGTCGTACGCAATTGCCATTTACCTGGTGGAAAAGTACGGCCAAGATGATGCCCTCTATCCAAAAGATCCCAAAGTGCGATCCATTGTAAATCAGCGTCTGTTTTTTGATATCGGAACGCTGTACAAAAACATTCTAGCCAACATTGACGTCCTGATCGAGAAGCAGCAACCTTCGGCCGAATTACGCGGAAAGCTGGAGCAAGCACTTGATCTTACGGAGAAGTTTGTTACCGAGTGtcgttttgttgctgccgatCATCTTACGCTAGCTGACATCTTTATGCTTGGAAGCATTACTGCCCTGGAATGGTTTAGGTACGATTTGGAGCGTTATCCCGGCATTCGAGGATGGGTTGAGAGAGTAACGGCCCAATTCCCCGATTATTCCGATTTTCACAAGGAGATAAGGGAAGCCACTAAGCAGTACGTTGCAACGCACTGTCCGCATTTGGAATATTAGAGTTTGTCCCTTTTACAACATAAATACTCAAACATGATATTTGCAGTTTCAACAGTTCACAAATAAATGAGCAAAGACAAACAAATGTGAGCACTTATACTCTTTTTTAATCGGTTCATAACAATAGAAAGAAGCTAAAACGATGGAAACATAATAATTCTAACTAGGCCATTTGCAGTTCTGGCAATCTATTTTCTACACAATCACTCGGTCAGCTATCTATGTAATTAGGCAAAAAATCGATAACACGTCCGATTAAAACATGTCGATAGATTACAGactgataaaataaattgataaaacaaATCTGTGTAACTGATATGACaggcaaaaaacacaactatTTGGCACAACCTAGGTAATGGATTTAGGGCAGTGCATGAAAAACTTTAGGGTAAAATGAGATAAAAACTgtgcaaatgaaaataaaaatagggAGTCAATTTATTTTGGTAAACTTTGCATCACCTCTATGCATCTTTGTTTTACCTCTATCTTTAAATATCAAAGCTGCTTAAGAAACCTTTACTGTGCTCTGGTTAGGCCTTGAATATGCTAGCATCATTTGGAATCCTCCCACTATCgatggctgttcgagaattgaaagcattcagcgcctctttaccaggattgcttttcgtcgtttgtttggTGCTGCCTCATTGCTTCCCTATGAAtcgcgattgcagttatttGGTCTTAACTCCACCAAGTGTTTTATTGGTGGCCTTTTAGTTTCAGTTACTGATGCTGATGCAGATTTACTCTCGTCTATCATgctgtatgttccctctcaTTCTCTTAGTCCACGTGATCCTATGTCAATTGAGACACGTCATACACtatatactttcaatgatccTGTTCTATCCTATTTCAAGTTGTCTAGCCACTTACTATcttttgatttcgactcctctcttaacTGTTTCCGTAATCGTCTTATTTCTTCTAATTTCTCTAATTCTTCTTCTCAGTTTTCTTTTACTCTCTTTTTGTCTCAaagtttatgatagtctctaTGCGCTCTAcctgtgttttttctctttttttcgttaGGTCAGGCTTAGTTTAGTTAGGCCTAGTATCttatgaatgatttttttgtta contains:
- the LOC120907631 gene encoding glutathione S-transferase D1-like, which gives rise to MDLYYNILSPPSRAILLLGEALQLKFNLISLDVHRKDYVNPAFKKINPQHTVPTLVVDGVAICEPGAILIYLAEQYAPAGTTYYPPDPLRRAIVNQRLLFECGTLYKCIFVYYSPVVLERATPVETDRQKLIEAVAVLDGILQHSAFVAGDCLTVADYSLVCTVSMLVVLKFELSPYAAVRRWYERCKEVIAGYTDLTQRAVTMFQKWMEQENSKG
- the LOC120894659 gene encoding glutathione S-transferase D5-like, yielding MELYSDIVSPPCQNVLLVAKKLGIALNIKKTNIMDAADVAELTKVNPQHLIPTFVEDDGHVIWESYAIAIYLVEKYGQDDALYPKDPKVRSIVNQRLFFDIGTLYKNILANIDVLIEKQQPSAELRGKLEQALDLTEKFVTECRFVAADHLTLADIFMLGSITALEWFRYDLERYPGIRGWVERVTAQFPDYSDFHKEIREATKQYVATHCPHLEY